A region of Streptomyces sp. WMMC500 DNA encodes the following proteins:
- a CDS encoding beta-N-acetylhexosaminidase, producing MDLIPAPRSAARTSDTATFALGQGTVLAAGAGADDVARWLRAQLGAATGLPLAPGDPDDGTLTDAVRLAVDPALALAGGPAGGPVGTAGPEAYRLEIGPDGVRLTGGGPAGLFWGAQTLRQLLGPRAYRTAPLGEHAWELPHCRVEDAPRFGWRGFMLDVSRHFLTKREVLRHLDLMAAHKLNVLHFHLTDDQGWRIEIKRHPKLAEDASWRPRTKVGHRASDIWDERPHGGFYTQDDIREIVAYAAARHITVVPEVDIPGHSQAAIHAYPWLGNTDVVDTEALGVWCEWGVSENVLAPTEEVLRFYEGVFEEVLDLFPSTFVHVGGDECPKHQWKSSPAAQARIRELGLADEDELQSWFIRHFDRWLADRGRRLIGWDEILEGGLADGATVSSWRGYAGGIAAARAGHDVVMCPEQQVYLNYRESGAPDEPVPIAQVRTLEDFYRFEPVPPQLDGDAAARVIGTQANVWSEVLESPQRFDYQVYPRLAAFAEVAWSALPPSAERDFAGFAARMEEHYGRLDALGVDYRPPGGPRPWQRRPGVLGRPIEGPPPIV from the coding sequence ATGGATCTCATCCCCGCGCCACGCAGCGCCGCCCGCACCAGCGACACCGCGACCTTCGCCCTGGGCCAGGGCACCGTCCTCGCCGCAGGCGCCGGGGCCGACGACGTCGCCCGGTGGCTGCGCGCCCAGCTCGGCGCGGCCACCGGGCTGCCGCTCGCCCCGGGAGACCCGGACGACGGCACCCTCACCGACGCCGTACGCCTCGCCGTCGACCCCGCGCTCGCCCTCGCCGGCGGCCCCGCGGGCGGCCCGGTGGGTACGGCGGGCCCCGAGGCGTACCGGCTGGAGATCGGCCCCGACGGCGTCCGCCTCACCGGCGGCGGCCCCGCCGGGCTGTTCTGGGGCGCGCAGACCCTGCGCCAGCTCCTCGGCCCCCGGGCGTACCGCACCGCCCCCCTCGGCGAGCACGCCTGGGAACTGCCCCACTGCCGCGTCGAGGACGCCCCGCGGTTCGGCTGGCGCGGCTTCATGCTCGACGTCAGCCGGCACTTCCTCACCAAGCGCGAAGTGCTGCGCCACCTCGACCTGATGGCCGCGCACAAGCTCAACGTGCTGCACTTCCACCTCACCGACGACCAGGGCTGGCGCATCGAGATCAAGCGCCACCCCAAGCTCGCCGAGGACGCCTCCTGGCGTCCGCGCACCAAGGTCGGCCACCGCGCCTCCGACATCTGGGACGAGCGCCCGCACGGCGGCTTCTACACCCAGGACGACATCCGCGAGATCGTCGCGTACGCCGCCGCCCGGCACATCACCGTCGTCCCCGAGGTCGACATCCCCGGCCACTCCCAGGCCGCCATCCACGCCTACCCCTGGCTCGGCAACACCGACGTCGTCGACACCGAGGCGCTCGGCGTCTGGTGCGAGTGGGGCGTCTCGGAGAACGTCCTCGCGCCCACCGAGGAGGTGCTGCGCTTCTACGAGGGCGTCTTCGAGGAGGTGCTCGACCTCTTCCCGTCCACGTTCGTCCACGTCGGTGGCGACGAGTGCCCCAAGCACCAGTGGAAGTCCTCGCCGGCCGCCCAGGCCCGTATCCGCGAACTCGGCCTCGCCGACGAGGACGAGCTGCAGTCGTGGTTCATCCGGCACTTCGACCGCTGGCTCGCCGACCGCGGCCGGCGCCTCATCGGCTGGGACGAGATCCTTGAGGGCGGCCTCGCCGACGGCGCCACCGTCTCCTCCTGGCGCGGCTACGCCGGCGGCATCGCCGCGGCGCGGGCGGGCCACGACGTCGTCATGTGCCCGGAGCAGCAGGTCTACCTCAACTACCGCGAATCGGGCGCCCCGGACGAGCCCGTACCGATCGCCCAGGTGCGCACGCTGGAGGACTTCTACCGCTTCGAGCCCGTACCGCCGCAGCTCGACGGCGACGCGGCGGCGCGCGTCATCGGCACCCAGGCCAACGTCTGGAGCGAGGTGCTGGAGAGCCCGCAGCGCTTCGACTACCAGGTCTACCCGCGGCTCGCGGCCTTCGCCGAGGTCGCCTGGTCCGCCCTGCCGCCGTCCGCGGAGCGGGACTTCGCCGGGTTCGCGGCCCGCATGGAGGAGCACTACGGGCGCCTCGACGCCCTCGGCGTCGACTACCGCCCGCCCGGCGGCCCGCGGCCGTGGCAGCGGCGCCCCGGGGTGCTCGGACGCCCGATCGAAGGGCCGCCCCCGATCGTGTGA